In Holophagales bacterium, one DNA window encodes the following:
- a CDS encoding HAMP domain-containing histidine kinase gives MTLRLRFFLLVAGLLSLVLVAQAMLVRSLAARLTENVRTVAVRVGNEILSGFELRSGDDEMPPASGHETRVLVLAGSPETGTAPRAEGGADRRAAGTDPSGPAEKGRLRWVVHEETAWRHAHEHDPAPGPADRTREKDKVEVEMRTLAGHPGSGTIVTERRQDGSTVTREIHRMVVDSPPEADMLFVRGPQLERAIPIPHAEVSSTLEAFGSRLLVGSLAILGLGLLATAWVTRRLTRPLAELATAARRVGEGELGVEVTTQRQDEVGQVIASFNRMSERLVELDRDNRRLQDRRQLGELGDVARGLAHSLRNPLNALGLSLEELGARAAPGSDPTPLVETARRQIQRIDGALRSFLALASSGVGGGEDEVDLSVLAREVALEALQDARGRVRVVVEAVEPVPPLRALTAELRAVVQALVVNAVDASPDGAVVTVRLSAAAGRVRVEVLDEGAGVAEEIRARLFTPHLTTKPHGAGMGLYLAHRVATGRYRGSLSLEPREGGGTRARLELGEREEAPHG, from the coding sequence ATGACCCTGCGCCTCCGCTTCTTTCTCCTCGTCGCCGGCCTCCTCTCGCTCGTCCTGGTTGCCCAGGCGATGTTGGTGCGGTCGCTCGCCGCGCGCCTGACCGAGAACGTGCGCACCGTGGCGGTGCGGGTTGGCAACGAGATCCTCTCGGGATTCGAGCTTCGTTCGGGGGACGACGAAATGCCGCCGGCGTCGGGGCACGAGACCCGCGTGCTGGTGCTGGCGGGTTCGCCCGAGACGGGGACCGCGCCGCGAGCCGAAGGGGGAGCCGACCGCCGTGCCGCGGGGACCGACCCGTCCGGACCTGCCGAAAAGGGGAGACTCCGCTGGGTCGTCCACGAGGAAACGGCTTGGCGGCACGCGCACGAGCACGACCCGGCGCCGGGACCTGCCGACCGGACGCGCGAGAAGGACAAGGTCGAGGTGGAGATGCGCACCCTCGCCGGTCACCCGGGTTCTGGAACGATCGTCACCGAGCGGCGACAGGACGGTTCGACCGTCACCCGGGAGATCCACCGGATGGTCGTCGACTCTCCACCCGAGGCCGACATGCTCTTCGTGCGTGGCCCGCAGCTCGAGCGGGCGATTCCGATCCCGCACGCCGAGGTGAGCTCGACCCTCGAGGCTTTCGGTTCGCGCCTGCTCGTCGGCTCGCTCGCCATTCTCGGACTGGGGCTCCTGGCCACCGCGTGGGTGACCCGACGGCTGACCCGGCCGCTCGCCGAGCTCGCCACCGCGGCGCGCCGGGTCGGTGAGGGTGAGCTGGGCGTCGAAGTCACCACCCAGCGGCAGGACGAGGTGGGCCAGGTGATCGCCTCGTTCAATCGCATGTCGGAGCGCCTCGTCGAGCTCGACCGCGACAATCGCCGGCTGCAGGACCGCCGCCAACTCGGCGAGCTCGGCGACGTCGCCCGCGGTCTCGCCCACTCGTTGCGCAATCCGCTCAACGCGCTCGGCCTCTCGCTCGAGGAGCTGGGGGCGAGGGCGGCGCCGGGGAGCGACCCGACGCCGCTCGTCGAGACCGCCCGGCGCCAGATCCAGCGGATCGACGGCGCGCTGCGCTCGTTCCTGGCCTTGGCCAGCTCGGGCGTCGGCGGCGGAGAGGACGAGGTCGACCTGTCGGTCCTCGCACGTGAAGTCGCGCTCGAAGCGCTGCAGGATGCCCGTGGGCGCGTGCGAGTCGTGGTGGAGGCCGTCGAGCCGGTTCCGCCGCTGCGCGCGCTCACCGCCGAGCTGCGGGCCGTCGTCCAGGCCCTGGTGGTCAACGCGGTCGACGCCAGCCCCGACGGAGCCGTGGTGACGGTGCGGCTCTCCGCGGCGGCGGGGCGGGTCCGCGTGGAGGTGCTCGACGAGGGCGCCGGAGTGGCCGAGGAGATCCGAGCGCGACTCTTCACCCCACACCTGACCACCAAGCCGCACGGCGCCGGCATGGGGCTCTACCTCGCCCACCGGGTGGCCACCGGCCGGTATCGCGGGAGCCTCTCCCTCGAGCCGCGAGAGGGGGGCGGCACGCGAGCGCGGCTCGAGCTCGGCGAGCGCGAGGAGGCACCCCATGGCTG